A single window of Uloborus diversus isolate 005 chromosome 5, Udiv.v.3.1, whole genome shotgun sequence DNA harbors:
- the LOC129223324 gene encoding uncharacterized protein LOC129223324, translated as MKTSQIVIFTAGFGLGAMFGYYISKRWSETEEQDHETEQEIDEEANGERNNEMASQMDEKENEAGAEMNEQMKTEKVNEKNDATEQEIDEVNEKRNNKMDDKQMDEIENEADAEKKKRMKTIKDETVNEKNDATEQEIDEANEKRNNEMDKQMDEKEKEAGGEMKERVKTEKVNEKNDDKEQEIDQVNEKRNNEMIIHMIEELKNKAGIEMNERMKTKKDEKVNEQTEKDSDHRAHSSEENFKQMDEFWLQSIERATQRGRNTMKELREDLIDFTEEASQIAKNIDPEDSEEYFSCDEE; from the exons ATGAAAACATCACAGATAGTAATTTTCACAGCTGGATTCGGATTGGGAGCAATGTTCGGATATTACATATCAAAGAGATGGAGCGAAACAGAAGAACAGGATCATGAAACAGAACAAGAAATAGACGAAGAAGCAAATGgtgaaagaaataatgaaatgGCTTCACAAATGGATGAAAAAGAGAATGAAGCAGGCGCagaaatgaatgaacaaatgaagaccgaaaaagtaaatgaaaagaaTGATGCTacagaacaagaaattgatgaagtaaatgaaaaaagaaacaataaaatggATGATAAACAAATGGATGAAATAGAGAATGAAGCAGATGCAGAAAAGAAGAAACGAATGAAGACTATAAAAGATGAAACAGTGAATGAAAAGAATGATGCTACAGAACAAGAAATAGatgaagcaaatgaaaaaagaaacaatgaaaTGGATAAACAAATGGATGAAAAAGAGAAGGAAGCAGGCGGAGAAATGAAGGAACGAGTGAAGACTGAAAAAGTGAATGAAAAGAATGACGATAAAGAGCAAGAAATAGATcaagtaaatgaaaaaagaaataatgaaatgatAATACACATGATTGAAGAACTAAAGAACAAAGCTGGTATAGAAATGAATGAACGAATGAAgacaaaaaaagatgaaaaagtaaATGAACAAACGGAAAAAGATAGTGACCACCG CGCACATAGTTCTGAAGAAAACTTCAAACAAATGGATGAGTTCTGGTTGCAGTCCATTGAAAGAGCAACACAAAGAGGCAGAAACACCATGAAAGAGTTAAGAGAAGACTTAATTGATTTCACTGAGGAGGCCAGCCAAATAGCAAAAAATATTGATCCAGAAGATTCAGAAGAGTATTTTTCTTGTGACGAAGAGTAA